The genomic interval GCAGTTCCGAGCTGGTCATCATGCCATACCGGTATATCCATTGATTTCTGCAGGCTTTCCAGAAGGAAAAAGCATCTTGGTGATTGTATATCTTCTAAATTGTACCCTCCAAAATATGGCTGTATTGCCTTTGCCGCTGTAATAAATTCTTCATTGTTATTTACAACCAGTGGTATGGGAATAGCGTTGACGCCGCCTAAATAATTGAAAAGCAGGGCTTTTCCTTCCATAACCGGAATGGATGCCTCAGGGCCGACATTGCCTATTCCAAGGACTCTCGTGCCATCTGTAAGAATAGCTACAGAATTCCATTTTCCTGTTAACTCATATACCAGTTCTTTATCGGCCTGTATTTTCTTGGATACTGCAGCAATACCCGGAGTGTATAAGGATGAAAAATCCCCCATTCCCGTGATTGGCACCTTTGACAGTGTCCTGATTTTACCCCTGTATTTTTTTGAGATTTCTATGGCAGTTTTGTCAAAGTATTCTGTTCTCTCAGAATCTTTCATTATCATAAAAATATATATAAGTTGGTTATTAAAACTTTACGCATAAATCAGAATTCATATTACTGCAATTGCCGATTATATTCTAATACACAGTAACTGCCTATACCGGTAAACTATTAATAATAATGCTATATTGGCTATTATGATAATCAGCCTTCAGGTTAAATTTGCAGCAATGGATATACCGGATGACTTTCTGAAGATGATGGAAGAGAAGACCGGTTGCAAAATAGTTAAGGGATTTTCGGATGATGCCGATATAGTTGTATTTGCCGGGAAACCAGAACCCGGGAAAAAAACTGTATTTATGCAGAGTATTTCTGCCGGGGTAAACCATCTGGATTTTAGAAATATAGATAAAAAAATTGTAATATGCAGCAACGCAGATGCATGGTCAATTCCGGTTGCCGAACATGCTATGGCATTAATACTGGCTAAATATAAAAATATCTGTGAATCAAATACGGCTATAAGAAATGGAACTTATAACAGGAAACTATCAGAGTCAATATATGGACAGACTATTGGAATAATGGGATATGGCGGCATAGGAAGGGAGGTTGCCATTCGCGCTAAGGCATTTGGGATGCATACCATCGGCTTCGGAAGGACAGAAAAG from Ferroplasma acidiphilum carries:
- a CDS encoding 2-hydroxyacid dehydrogenase — protein: MIISLQVKFAAMDIPDDFLKMMEEKTGCKIVKGFSDDADIVVFAGKPEPGKKTVFMQSISAGVNHLDFRNIDKKIVICSNADAWSIPVAEHAMALILAKYKNICESNTAIRNGTYNRKLSESIYGQTIGIMGYGGIGREVAIRAKAFGMHTIGFGRTEKKDPALDVFSMESEYVAKNSDVILISLPLNKHTRGMIDYKFLSSVKGNIIVNVGRSEIVNMDDMIKFLEENKNKWFLTDVWWGEPEIKGEIPENVIITPHVAGLARNFMQVPVEKAFENVVAYIHGNPGNIVNRNDYI